Below is a genomic region from Trichocoleus sp..
AAGCTTTAGTTGCAGCAATGTACGAAGCCTTTGCCCAGGATCGAGAGTTTACTCAACTGGACATTATTGCAGCAATTAAGGCAACCCTTCCGCTATCCAAGACAATGAGTGAGCAGGTCACTGCCCTACGGGATTGGGCAAGACAGCGAGCCAGACCTGCCGCTGCTTCGATCGCCGAATATCAGCGATTGGAGTTCTAACAGGCTTTCTCTCCTGCTCCCAACAGGAGGAAAGGCTAGCCAAAGGGCTAGCAGTTTAGTCGAACCGAGCCGTATGTGTCAGCGTTCCAACCGCTCGATGGTGCGGCGTAGATACTTCCCAAAGTTGTCGTTTCTCTCAACTTCTCTACAGGAGGAAATCCAATGTCTCACTTTAGCACCCTACGCACCAAGATCTCCGATGCTGAAATCCTGAAGTCCTCTTTGCGGGATCTGGGCATCAGCGTGAAGACCGAAGCTGATGTGCGTGGATACAATGGTCAGCGGGTTCGTGCTGACATCGTTGCTGTTCTGGAAGGCGAGTATGATCTGGGCTGGTCTCGCAATGCTGACGGTTCTTTCGACCTGATCGCTGATCTGTGGGGCGTTGCTAAGAAGCACAACCAGACTGAACTGATCAACTCCATCAACCAGAAGTATGCTGTGAACAAGACGCTGGCTGAAGTGAAGCGTCCTGGTTTGCAAAATGCGAACGTCAAGCTGGTACTGCAAAAGTAGTCTCTCTCAGCGTTCCCAAACTAACGGGTTAATCCATCAAACGGGTTAGCCCGTTTTTTGCTGGCAATTGGCTGGTAATTGATAGAGAGCAGATCATTTTCTCTCTGCCCTGATCATTCATTTTTATCCTGGTAGAGTAGCAATTGCCTTTGCTTGCCTGATCCATTCTGAT
It encodes:
- a CDS encoding DUF1257 domain-containing protein, which encodes MSHFSTLRTKISDAEILKSSLRDLGISVKTEADVRGYNGQRVRADIVAVLEGEYDLGWSRNADGSFDLIADLWGVAKKHNQTELINSINQKYAVNKTLAEVKRPGLQNANVKLVLQK